A genomic region of Pseudopipra pipra isolate bDixPip1 chromosome W, bDixPip1.hap1, whole genome shotgun sequence contains the following coding sequences:
- the LOC135404618 gene encoding olfactory receptor 14J1-like, giving the protein LHYGTLLGSRACAHMAAAAWATAFLNALLHTANTFSLPLCQGNALGQFFCEIPHILKLSCSHSGYLRELGLIVFSVCLMFGCFVFIVFSYVQIFRAVLRIPSQQGRHKAFSTCLPHLVVVSLFVSTGAFSDLKPPSISSPSLDLALSVLYSVVPPALNPLIYSLRNQELKDAVRKMMTVFFEKQ; this is encoded by the coding sequence ctgcactacgggaccctcctgggcagcagagcttgtgcccacatggcagcagctgcctgggccactgcctttctcaatgctctgctgcacacagccaatacattttccctgcccctgtgccagggcaatgccctgggccagttcttctgtgaaatcccacacatcctcaagctctcctgctctcactcaggctacctcagggaacttGGGCTTATTGTGTTTAGTGTCTGTTtaatgtttggttgttttgttttcattgttttctcctatgtgcagatcttcagggctgtgctgaggatcccctctcagcagggacggcacaaagccttttccacgtgcctccctcacctggtcgtggtctccctgtttgtcagcactggcgCATTTTCCGACCTGaagcctccctccatctcctccccatctctggatctggccctgtcagttctgtactcagtggttcctccagcactgaaccccctcatctacagcctgaggaaccaggagctcaaggatgccgtaaggaaaatgatgactgtgTTTTTTGAGAAGCAATAA